The Theileria orientalis strain Shintoku DNA, chromosome 3, complete genome genome window below encodes:
- a CDS encoding uncharacterized protein (bacterial surface antigen (D15) family protein), whose amino-acid sequence MADEDKQVYDLDGSKLLGNVRIFTNGLAKIKYSTISKDVERLKDSKNLGELLSLLQDTHQKLDRLGIFKGLTSTIDRGEREGDVDVVLTFEEKPALYTAGASVNSKTKAGIEFKGEIPGIFGSSNTLTLSANTAGTGNNELTGSFYIPRIPLMDKFTGLVSVFTSFNDLKKYCSYTNRTKGFKFMLSNINQRHNFVWESSIRDVYPVFNDRMKASEMVLRNSGCSLKNSLSYVYKYDGTKGDGVPTEGQVTQIKLESGLPGGDSLFFKFNYNMLYSKQLFQNLIMNLNVGCGYLYNFGPYNKNANLLDKFNFTGPSGSHLALRGFRFQGLGPYDHVDLYNQVFNDLRMSVGAGLSLNLARGCWLEAFYAKPLVYFPSDSISNFQLGLRFKQSM is encoded by the exons atggctGATGAAGATAAGCAAGTGTATGATTTGGACGGTTCCAAACTTTTGGGCAATGTGCGAATTTTCACCAATGGCCTCGCCAAAATAA AATATTCTACTATTTCCAAAGATGTTGAGCGACTGAAGGATTCTAAGAATTTAGGCGAGCTTTTGAGTTTATTACAAGATACGCATCAG AAACTTGATCGGCTTGGCATTTTTAAGGGATTGACTTCCACTATTGACCGAGGAGAGAGGGAAGGAGACGTTGATGTTGTGTTAACATTTGAGGAGAAACCGGCCCTTTACACAGCCGGAGCCAGTGTAAATTCTAAGACGAAAGCAGGAATC GAATTTAAGGGTGAGATTCCTGGGATTTTTGGTTCCTCGAACACTTTAACACTGAGTGCAAACACTGCGGGCACTGGGAACAATGAGTTGACG GGCAGTTTTTATATACCGAGGATTCCTCTAATGGACAAATTCACCGGATTGGTCTCAGTGTTCACCTCCTTCAATGACTTAAAAAAATACTGCTCATACACAAATAGAACTAAGGGGTTCAAATTCATGTTATCTAATATAAATCAGCGTCACAATTTCGTCTGG GAATCCAGCATTAGGGATGTCTATCCGGTGTTCAACGATAGGATGAAAGCATCAGAAAT GGTGCTGAGGAATAGTGGATGTTCCTTAAAGAATTCACTCTCCTACGTTTACAAGTATGATGGCACCAAGGGCGATGGAGTTCCAACTGAGGGTCAAGTCACCCAAATTAAACTG GAATCGGGCCTACCTGGAGGCGATAGTCTGTTCTTCAAGTTTAATTACAACATGCTGTACTCTAAGCAGTTGTTCCAGAACCTG ataaTGAACTTAAATGTCGGCTGCGGATACCTGTACAACTTCGGCCCCTATAATAAAAACGCAAACTTGTTGGACAAGTTCAACTTCACTGGCCCCTCAGGATCTCACTTGGCGCTCAGGGGATTCAGGTTCCAGGGCTTAGGGCCATACGACCACG ttgaCTTATACAATCAGGTGTTCAACGACCTGAGGATGTCCGTCGGTGCTGGTCTGTCCTTAAACCTTGCCCGTGGCTGCTGGCTTGAGGCCTTCTACGCCAAGCCTCTGGTCTACTTCCCCTCGGATAGCATTTCCAACTTCCAGCTCGGACTAAGGTTTAAGCAGTCTATGTAA
- a CDS encoding uncharacterized protein (membrane attack complex component/perforin/complement C9 family protein) yields the protein MYLLWLYLFSFIVFNLCVCIKLNKIPVGSDPDGHAINSRNNYLKGYAGLGFDLIVGNPFNNFNDLNTFGLRSSIIAQPVVRIDEFDNIFVEGNKRVWYRSVVNCYQDFEPHLIDNESDLVKDLFNDFSLDSPFSEELWQRNARGLDVKNFVNSDSKLKILKSYCSLYETGLILPYNGSLSKDFREGVKKLPDSVERASDCPLDLFITEPKTDKCKNIRAWINFFKVYGTHVTTYVLIGGKFINMDSAVNIKLNEKVDKSTSENATQTTDIFQRKVKASKLKKNMWIIGGYFVEGLERINSASFATWVRTIRNRAMPIKAKFSALSIFFPEKQQAYLSSLKYYSELMGIDRPT from the exons atgtatcTTTTATGgctttatttattcagttttattgtttttaacttgtgtgtatgtattaaattgaataaaatcCCCGTTGGAAGCGACCCGGACGGCCACGCTATCAACTCGAGAAACAACTATCTAAAGG GTTACGCTGGACTTGGGTTTGACTTAATCGTTGGGAATCCttttaataatttcaaTGATTTGAACACTTTCGGTTTGCGATCCTCCATAATTGCTCAGCCTGTTGTGAGAATCGATGAGTTCGACAACATTTTTGTTGAAGGCAACAAACGAGTCTGGTACAGGAGCGTCGTTAATTGCTATCAGGATTTCGAG CCTCATTTAATTGACAATGAGAGTGACTTGGTAAAGGACCTTTTTAACGACTTCTCTCTCGACAGTCCCTTCAGTGAGGAACTTTGGCAGCGCAATGCCAGAGGCTTAGACGTTAAGAACTTCGTTAACAGCGACAGCAAGTTAAAAATTCTAAAGTCCTACTGCAGCCTATATGAGACTGGACTAATCCTGCCGTACAACGG GTCACTCTCCAAAGACTTTCGTGAAGGCGTTAAAAAGTTGCCAGACTCCGTTGAGCGCGCTTCTGACTGCCCTCTAGACCTCTTCATTACAGAGCCAAAAACTGAcaagtgtaaaaatatcaGAGCCTGGatcaacttcttcaaaGTTTACGGAACTCATGTTACTACATACGTACTGATCg GTGGCaagtttataaacatgGATAGCGCCGTCAACATTAAATTGAACGAGAAAGTTGACAAGAGCACTTCCGAAAACGCCACCCAAACCACTGACATATTCCAGCGGAAGGTGAAGGCGAgtaagctgaagaagaacatgTGGATAATTGGCGGCTACTTCGTGGAAGGCCTTGAAAGAATCAACTCTGCATCCTTTGCCACGTGGGTCAGAACAATACGAAATAGAGCCATGCCGATTAAGGCAAAATTTTCGGCACTATCTATTTTCTTTCCAGAAAAACAGCAGGCCTATTTGAGTtcgttaaaatattactcCGAATTGATGGGAATCGATAGGCCAACATGA
- a CDS encoding proteasome subunit alpha type 2, protein MADEGEYSFSLTTFSPSGKLVQIEYALNGVAKGAPTLGIKASNGVVIAAEKKQTSSLIESDSLNKIDFFADHIGAVAAGMPADFRVVLRKGRKEAMKYKATYGDDIPGSQLVKDVASIMQEFTHTGGVRPFGISLLLASYDDEGPQLYQIDPSGAYFGWKATAIGSRMENNNTFLEKRYSPDMELEDAIHIAILTLKEGFEGELTSDNIEIGVVGQDKKFKILPPETIDDYLNEVQ, encoded by the exons atggctGATGAGGGTGAATACAGTTTTTCCCTGACCACTTTTAGTCCGTCTGGAAAACTCGTACAGATAGAATATGCCTTGAATGGTGTCGCTAAAGGCGCTCCAACATTAG GTATAAAGGCTTCCAATGGTGTTGTGATTGCGGCtgaaaaaaaacaaacttCAAGCCTGATCGAGAGTGATTCCTTGAACAAGATCGATTTTTTTGCAGACCACATTGGTGCTGTGGCTGCTGGTATGCCTGCTGATTTCCGTGTGGTTTTAAGGAAGGGTCGAAAGGAG GCTATGAAATATAAAGCAACTTATGGAGATGATATTCCTGGTTCGCAACTGGTAAAGGACGTTGCATCGATTATGCAGGAGTTTACACATACTGGCGGGGTTAGGCCCTTCGGCATCTCTCTCTTGCTTGCTTC ATATGACGACGAAGGCCCACAGTTATATCAAATTGACCCCTCTGGAGCTTATTTTGGGTGGAAGGCCACTGCAATTGGAAGCAGGATGGAAAACAATAACACCTTTCTGGAAAAAAGGTACAGTCCTGATATGGAATTGGAGGACGCTATTCACATTGCAATTTTGACCTTGAAGGAAGGGTTTGAGGGAGAACTCACCTCAGATAACATAGAGATTGGTGTGGTTGGACAGGacaaaaaatttaaaatcctCCCACCAGAAACCATTGATGACTATTTAAATGAAGTACAATAA